Proteins co-encoded in one Armatimonadota bacterium genomic window:
- a CDS encoding heparinase II/III-family protein yields the protein MQLSYFLVVTLLMLASSAPASTVEGSKRYSVFFPPELVARARKNVSKYQWMAGQKNAIIKAAQPWLKMSDDELWALMFGPTIHRAWHVLSDGNCPACKKPVPMYGWRHDALNHPWKVQCPHCKEFFPKNDFYKFYLSGLDEHGIFDPKRADRTLLFNTEHPNPDDPLHKFGVDDGTGYVEGGRKWQFIGAYLIYGQWKQAVLGGIRNLAAAYVVTGDRRYAHKAAILLDRVADLYPTFDFMSQADLYDGRNQGNGYVSVWHDACEETRELAMAYDMISAAIFEDRKLIEFLSQKAKLFGISSRKTSAEDICRNIEDRILRDALANPAKIHSNYPRAEITKIVIMAILGWPTNKDQVMAIFDAMMERATAVDGVTGEKGLFGYSAITIQSVAGLLEQFSRIDSSFLADALRRHPRIRDMFRFHIDTWCMKEYYPCVGDAGSFARKCTSYVGVIFSKDPAAGSMWTFALTPSMFSFLWRLYEVTGDANFVKVLYHANENKLENLPYDLFCDAPEAFQRDVRNVIARVGPTIEQKSVNKKEWHIAILRSGTGKNARAAWLLYDSMGGHGHANHMHLGLFAKGLDLLPDFGYKPVQFGGWGSPRAMWYGMAAAHNTVVVDGKDHAGGAGTSTLWADGAEFHAIRATGGEPVGTRRFERLIALVDISETSFYIFDVFRVFGGSDHAKFTGSHFGTISTDGLSLKPAPDYGYGTQMRNFQVDSNPQIPWSVDWKIEDKYEYLPKNSDIHFRYTDLTYGAEAYVAEAWVALGISTTADAWIPRIITRRRSTARDLSSTFVAVMEPYESRSAIKEIRRLFLSDAKGEPCSDNQVAVEILLADGSRDLITSLDIENTHRILVQKEWDMQTDAELCMVRQDEKGKIRKIIVCKGSFLEVDGVKIAFNGKPEFIELAIDESKALLISGDAEDIKTTSLNVIK from the coding sequence ATGCAATTATCATACTTTTTAGTAGTCACCCTGCTGATGCTTGCTTCATCGGCTCCCGCCAGCACTGTTGAGGGCAGCAAAAGATATAGCGTTTTCTTCCCACCAGAACTAGTAGCAAGAGCCCGGAAAAATGTTTCAAAATATCAATGGATGGCTGGACAAAAGAATGCGATTATTAAAGCAGCGCAACCCTGGCTGAAGATGTCAGATGATGAGCTTTGGGCGCTCATGTTTGGGCCAACTATTCATCGTGCATGGCATGTGCTTTCTGATGGCAACTGCCCTGCTTGCAAGAAACCTGTTCCCATGTATGGTTGGCGCCATGATGCACTGAATCATCCGTGGAAGGTTCAATGCCCACACTGCAAAGAGTTCTTCCCAAAGAATGATTTCTACAAATTCTATCTTTCTGGCCTTGATGAACATGGCATTTTTGATCCAAAGAGGGCCGACCGAACACTTCTCTTCAATACCGAGCATCCAAATCCAGACGACCCACTCCATAAGTTCGGTGTGGATGATGGTACAGGTTACGTTGAAGGTGGAAGGAAGTGGCAATTTATTGGCGCATATCTGATTTATGGCCAATGGAAACAGGCGGTTCTTGGCGGCATTCGAAACCTTGCAGCTGCATATGTAGTTACCGGTGACCGCAGATATGCTCACAAAGCTGCTATACTCCTTGATAGGGTCGCTGACCTTTATCCAACCTTTGATTTCATGTCCCAGGCGGATTTATACGATGGGCGAAACCAGGGCAACGGGTATGTCTCTGTGTGGCATGATGCATGCGAAGAAACCCGTGAGCTTGCAATGGCGTACGATATGATTTCTGCCGCCATTTTTGAAGACCGAAAGCTGATCGAATTTCTTTCACAAAAAGCAAAGCTTTTTGGCATCAGTAGCCGAAAGACCTCCGCAGAAGATATATGCCGCAATATTGAGGACCGCATTTTGCGCGATGCTTTAGCCAATCCAGCGAAAATTCATTCCAACTACCCTCGTGCGGAGATTACTAAGATAGTAATCATGGCAATTCTGGGTTGGCCCACAAATAAAGACCAAGTGATGGCTATATTTGATGCAATGATGGAACGTGCCACCGCTGTGGATGGCGTAACGGGAGAAAAGGGACTGTTTGGATACTCAGCAATAACCATTCAGAGCGTCGCTGGATTGCTAGAACAGTTTTCAAGAATTGACTCGAGTTTTCTAGCGGATGCTCTAAGGCGGCATCCGAGAATTCGTGATATGTTTCGCTTTCATATCGACACCTGGTGCATGAAAGAATACTATCCTTGCGTAGGTGACGCTGGAAGTTTCGCTCGGAAGTGTACTTCGTATGTTGGGGTGATTTTCTCCAAAGACCCGGCGGCTGGGAGCATGTGGACGTTTGCACTTACTCCATCGATGTTTAGCTTCCTGTGGCGTTTGTACGAGGTGACCGGAGATGCCAATTTTGTCAAAGTGCTTTACCATGCGAACGAAAACAAATTGGAAAACCTCCCATACGATTTGTTCTGCGATGCCCCCGAAGCTTTTCAAAGGGATGTCCGCAATGTAATTGCTCGAGTTGGGCCAACCATAGAGCAAAAGAGTGTCAACAAAAAGGAATGGCATATAGCAATCCTTCGGTCTGGCACGGGTAAGAACGCCCGCGCAGCATGGCTTCTGTATGACTCAATGGGCGGACATGGGCATGCAAATCACATGCACCTAGGCCTCTTTGCAAAAGGTCTCGACCTCCTGCCTGACTTTGGCTACAAGCCTGTCCAATTTGGCGGCTGGGGATCACCTAGGGCAATGTGGTATGGCATGGCGGCGGCGCACAATACGGTGGTGGTGGATGGAAAAGATCATGCTGGCGGTGCTGGCACCTCCACACTATGGGCTGATGGTGCGGAGTTCCACGCAATTCGAGCTACAGGAGGGGAGCCAGTCGGCACCAGGCGGTTTGAGCGTTTGATAGCCCTTGTGGATATTTCGGAAACTAGTTTTTATATATTTGATGTGTTCAGGGTATTTGGGGGAAGTGATCATGCTAAGTTTACCGGAAGCCATTTCGGAACTATTTCAACAGACGGATTGTCACTCAAACCAGCACCAGATTATGGCTACGGCACGCAAATGCGTAATTTCCAAGTTGATTCCAACCCCCAGATTCCCTGGAGCGTTGATTGGAAGATTGAAGATAAATATGAATATCTTCCAAAAAACTCTGATATCCATTTCCGATATACCGACCTGACTTACGGTGCTGAGGCGTATGTCGCAGAGGCATGGGTTGCACTCGGCATAAGCACTACTGCGGACGCATGGATACCGCGAATCATAACGCGCAGAAGGTCAACTGCTAGAGACTTATCTTCAACCTTTGTTGCGGTAATGGAACCGTATGAAAGTAGGTCTGCCATTAAGGAGATTCGGAGGCTTTTTCTCTCAGATGCTAAGGGCGAACCATGCTCAGACAATCAAGTGGCAGTCGAAATACTATTAGCAGATGGAAGTCGCGATTTAATCACCTCATTAGATATTGAAAACACACACCGTATCCTTGTCCAAAAGGAATGGGATATGCAAACAGATGCTGAGCTTTGCATGGTTCGACAGGACGAGAAAGGCAAAATCAGAAAAATAATCGTGTGTAAAGGTAGTTTCCTTGAGGTCGATGGTGTCAAAATAGCTTTTAACGGCAAACCTGAGTTTATTGAGCTAGCCATTGATGAAAGCAAAGCATTGCTTATCTCCGGCGATGCTGAAGATATCAAGACCACTAGTTTGAATGTCATTAAGTAG
- a CDS encoding cupin domain-containing protein: MANYIFRKLEEVPTIQCPCGESTRIITCEDTPVANIHVTYITDSKKHYHKEVTEFYYILEGFGEMELGDEVVPLKPGVTILIPPGLPHRAYGEVRCLIVGVPAWQHDDEFFCGE, translated from the coding sequence ATGGCTAATTATATTTTCCGAAAACTCGAAGAAGTTCCTACAATACAATGCCCCTGTGGTGAGAGCACAAGGATAATAACATGCGAAGATACACCTGTTGCCAATATCCACGTAACCTATATCACTGATTCCAAAAAGCATTACCATAAAGAGGTTACCGAGTTCTATTATATTCTCGAAGGTTTTGGGGAAATGGAACTGGGTGATGAGGTGGTTCCTTTAAAGCCTGGCGTAACTATTCTCATTCCACCTGGCTTGCCACACAGGGCCTATGGCGAGGTTAGATGTCTGATTGTTGGTGTGCCCGCATGGCAACATGACGATGAGTTCTTTTGTGGTGAATAG
- a CDS encoding gamma-glutamyltransferase family protein, with protein MSTHAVISTGHYLATSAGLRILHQGGNAIDAGIAAGFCLAVLEPQLNGIGGEVPILIYSAERGKVFAINGQGTAPKRATIEWFRKQGISLIPGDGFLPATVPAAFDAWVTALREFGTMTLAEVLVPAVEIAEFGFPMYAHLRNALCTHAEKFLSEWPTSAEAFLPDGKVPEIGEIYRQPYWAATFRKIIQVEKEASNRGRDGALEAARDAFYKGEIAERIAEFAQSTKVKDATGVSHSGLIEYDDLAGYRSRIEDPVSVNYRGYDVFKCGPWSQGPVFLQQLNLLEGFDLRKMGHNSADYIHTIIECAKLAFADREAYYGDPEFDDVPLDILLSKDYADSRRALIDQRQASDEFRPGDVGRGPLPYDPASVASPNESDSADHDTTHLDVVDAAGNMFSATPSGGWLMSSPAIPGLGFPLGTRGQMFFLDSRRPNALQPGKRPRTTLTPSLCIKDGMPFMAFGTPGGDMQDQWTLQFFLNVVDFGMNVQEAVDAPLFHTSHFPSSFYPRTMLSKRLAVEERIPESIREELARRGHIIAVGGPWAFGRVLGIQKRNDVIFGSASPRMETAYAAGW; from the coding sequence ATGAGCACACACGCAGTAATTTCAACCGGACATTACCTTGCGACGAGTGCAGGGCTGAGAATTCTTCATCAAGGTGGCAATGCAATTGATGCAGGGATTGCCGCTGGCTTTTGTCTTGCAGTTCTTGAGCCGCAGCTTAATGGAATTGGCGGCGAGGTGCCAATATTGATTTATTCTGCTGAGCGCGGGAAGGTCTTTGCAATCAATGGGCAGGGAACAGCTCCAAAGCGGGCAACCATTGAATGGTTTAGAAAACAAGGAATTAGTTTAATTCCAGGCGATGGCTTTCTTCCCGCCACTGTGCCAGCAGCTTTCGATGCGTGGGTAACGGCGCTTCGGGAGTTTGGCACAATGACGCTTGCCGAAGTACTTGTGCCAGCGGTTGAGATTGCAGAGTTTGGTTTCCCCATGTACGCTCATCTCAGAAATGCCCTTTGCACTCATGCGGAAAAATTTCTTTCAGAATGGCCAACTTCTGCAGAGGCATTTCTTCCGGACGGCAAAGTTCCCGAAATTGGAGAAATCTACCGCCAGCCATACTGGGCAGCTACTTTCCGGAAGATTATCCAAGTGGAGAAAGAAGCATCAAACAGGGGCCGTGATGGCGCTCTTGAAGCCGCTAGGGATGCTTTCTATAAAGGCGAAATTGCTGAAAGGATAGCAGAGTTTGCCCAGAGCACAAAAGTGAAGGATGCAACCGGCGTTTCGCATTCTGGATTGATTGAATATGATGATCTCGCAGGCTACCGAAGCCGAATAGAGGACCCCGTTTCCGTCAACTACCGTGGATATGATGTGTTTAAGTGCGGCCCGTGGTCTCAGGGGCCGGTTTTTCTACAGCAGTTAAACCTTCTGGAAGGTTTTGACCTTAGAAAAATGGGTCACAACTCAGCGGATTATATCCATACAATCATCGAGTGTGCTAAGCTTGCCTTTGCAGACAGGGAGGCATATTATGGCGATCCTGAGTTCGATGACGTGCCGCTTGACATTCTTCTGTCGAAAGATTATGCGGATTCCCGAAGGGCATTGATAGACCAACGGCAGGCATCTGATGAATTTAGGCCGGGAGATGTTGGCCGTGGACCATTACCATATGACCCAGCGTCTGTCGCCTCTCCAAATGAGTCGGATTCAGCCGACCATGACACAACTCATTTGGATGTTGTTGATGCCGCTGGAAACATGTTTTCAGCTACCCCAAGTGGCGGTTGGCTGATGTCGTCGCCGGCGATCCCAGGTCTCGGGTTCCCCCTGGGCACCAGGGGACAAATGTTCTTCCTAGATTCACGTCGGCCAAATGCACTCCAACCTGGCAAGCGGCCGAGAACGACTCTCACACCGTCTTTATGTATTAAGGACGGCATGCCGTTTATGGCGTTTGGTACCCCTGGCGGCGATATGCAGGACCAATGGACACTTCAGTTCTTCTTGAATGTTGTGGACTTTGGCATGAATGTTCAGGAAGCTGTGGATGCGCCATTATTCCATACATCTCATTTTCCAAGCTCATTCTATCCACGCACTATGTTGTCCAAGCGGTTGGCTGTTGAAGAACGCATACCCGAAAGCATTCGAGAAGAGCTGGCGCGGAGAGGGCATATAATTGCTGTTGGTGGGCCATGGGCTTTTGGCAGGGTGCTTGGAATTCAAAAACGTAATGATGTGATCTTTGGCTCTGCCTCGCCTCGTATGGAGACGGCGTATGCGGCGGGGTGGTGA